A window of Periophthalmus magnuspinnatus isolate fPerMag1 chromosome 21, fPerMag1.2.pri, whole genome shotgun sequence genomic DNA:
TTCGGTGTAACTTGTCCAGATTTTGTCCTCGTTGGGGTCATTGCTGGTGTAAGCGCAGGTGCCCGTGGAGCTGCAGGCCACCATGTGGAAGCCCGCCTCTGTCAGCTTGTCAAACGCCTGTTCTAGAAAATTATATTTTAGGTAGTAACGGGATGTGTATCTCTCCGGTGGTCGGTCGGGGTCCCTGCTCTCGTTAAGCGTTTCGCCAAACACTTCTTTGGCGAGAGACGTCTTGCCGCAGACGGTGATGCGCGCTACTCGCCTGAATTTGGCATCGGTTTGGATGTCTCTTCCGATTGTGTAAGAACCGCGGTATCCTACTGTGATATAGCCCGATCTTCTGGAATCTAAGGACGGGGAGCGCATCGCCCCACTGGAAGACACGGTGCGTAAAGTCTCCATGGTACCGGAGGGGCCGCACTGCTGCGCACCTTCCTCTGTGTCGCTCTGACTGATCTCTTCGCTGATGGAGTTGTCCTTACTCATCCGTGGGCTTAAGCGTTTTGCGAGGTCCTGCAGCTGAAAAAAGTCCGCCTCCCTCTGCAGTCGACTTTTCTCTGGGAAATAGTCCGGCAGCACCAAGTTGAGATCCCGGAGATAGTCGAGGATGTAGCGGAACAAGAAGCCGTCTCTGTCCAAGAAGAAGCGTCCCTTGCTGTCGCG
This region includes:
- the kctd12.1 gene encoding BTB/POZ domain-containing protein KCTD12.1, whose amino-acid sequence is MALADTERGVSMCGDSSSPFSEIIELNVGGQVYVTRHKTLVAVPDSLLWNMFSKKSPKDLARDSKGRFFLDRDGFLFRYILDYLRDLNLVLPDYFPEKSRLQREADFFQLQDLAKRLSPRMSKDNSISEEISQSDTEEGAQQCGPSGTMETLRTVSSSGAMRSPSLDSRRSGYITVGYRGSYTIGRDIQTDAKFRRVARITVCGKTSLAKEVFGETLNESRDPDRPPERYTSRYYLKYNFLEQAFDKLTEAGFHMVACSSTGTCAYTSNDPNEDKIWTSYTEYVFCRE